From Xenopus laevis strain J_2021 chromosome 7L, Xenopus_laevis_v10.1, whole genome shotgun sequence, one genomic window encodes:
- the hamp2.L gene encoding hepcidin has protein sequence MKSLLLCCLMLLLSMICSRGHSASLGGNEIKAPEHLISESQRGESDALGFLLRTKREPSIHICLYCCNCCKKQKGCGMCCRT, from the exons ATGAAGTCTCTCCTACTCTGCTGCCTGATGCTCCTTCTCTCCATGATCTGCAGCAGGGGCCACAGTGCATCCCTTGGTGGG AACGAAATAAAGGCTCCCGAACACTTGATCTCTGAGTCTCAGCGGGGGGAATCTGATGCCTTG GGATTTCTGCTGAGGACCAAGAGGGAACCCAGCATCCACATCTGCTTGTACTGCTGCAATTGCTGCAAAAAACAGAAGGGCTGCGGCATGTGTTGTCGGACCTGA
- the LOC121395514 gene encoding NACHT, LRR and PYD domains-containing protein 3-like, which yields MYEEGHFSQEKYFKLLECRPEINQVMSMLEMVTKDDEVCRKFIHVLQQVKDYYCPELQNWMRNTFPVYFKQTPGSIEKEKPEKKSTWSRIKRSLSSKHTFKLEQLDTQRNPLIIFCQLKESLRYHKHSITFQKKKIQGNLDASRSCCELIEIKYTELLITNEDPVELPDQHEYFILANRRARIYAHNKHQKITLGDLLTPMASESKTPRRVLVTGIAGIGKSLAMQRLIHDWAIGMVYRDIACAVHFALRELNLARGPVSFIDLVKRNHVHLDDVVEKLCLDPRNLMIILDGLDEFQYSINEGKAVKSISDAVPIKDLVFSLIKGYLLPGASVMVTSRPRPSVPLDAFDRRVVILGFEQEQVREYCFRFFRDKELSEDVFQYIIQNENLSGMSFIPLYCFIICTALSSFFQCRENGSCTEKPPQTITEVYRSYLCTIMHHHMRQSSSRDNETDSEPIVLCSPPIYTAMKDVLYQLGKLAYYSLLENKILFYPEDIQKYGFHPTELPDSFLQRIFVPESGQQREVFAFFHLTLQEHLAALYCVMSLTPMAEELTQCLDLWCFGVIPEDPVQCELLSTTLEIQTDNQWERLQMFSRFFMGLLCYRIEGKLKGLVECLSCDILDPLTIWFKGKIRYEVNQKLLNLLHCLRELQQETVVRNVASEIDEVNFFKVTLNPADCATLCYVLQHCNTSLKILNIGYANIGIQGLRILQLLLHRCQTLYLRYNSLTKEAAMIVSKVLKSDCEVRSLLMCGNSIGSEGVRYLWDALSSNDTLEELYVDITGITDNGLDNFVSCLTHNSTLRLLTIAGNNLTESGKHLLVELQEFRQDLKILRSFAGDMGLLQAYLDWVEDLKKDPQQLESAKNANALRNVLWELEKEEPEVEENNIKARILLLKKEITELLESSSGVVC from the exons ATGTATGAAGAGGGGCATTTCTCCCAGGAGAAATACTTCAAGCTTCTGGAATGCAGACCAGAAATAAACCAGGTCATGTCCATGTTAGAGATGGTGACCAAGGATGACGAGGTGTGCCGGAAGTTCATCCATGTTCTCCAGCAGGTCAAGGATTATTACTGCCCAGAACTACAAAACTGGATGAGGAACACCTTCCCGGTCTACTTCAAGCAAACCCCTGGGTCAATCG aaaaagaaaaacctgAGAAAAAAAGTACATGGAGCAGAATTAAGAGAAGCCTGAGTAGCAAACACACGTTCAAGTTGGAGCAACTGG ACACACAAAGGAATCCATTGATCATATTTTGCCAGCTGAAAG AGAGTCTGCGCTATCACAAGCATTCCATTACATTCCAAAAGAAGAAGATCCAAGGGAACCTGGATGCTTCCCGCAGCTGCTGTGAGCTGATTGAGATCAAGTACACCGAGCTTTTAATCACCAATGAAGACCCTGTGGAACTTCCTGACCAACACGAGTACTTTATCCTTGCCAATCGCCGTGCTCGCATCTATGCCCATAACAAGCACCAAAAGATCACTTTAGGGGACCTTCTAACTCCGATGGCTTCTGAATCAAAAACACCACGTAGAGTTCTTGTCACTGGGATTGCTGGAATTGGAAAGAGTCTGGCAATGCAGAGGCTGATCCATGACTGGGCTATAGGGATGGTATACAGAGATATCGCCTGCGCTGTACATTTTGCACTGCGGGAGTTAAACTTAGCAAGAGGCCCGGTGAGCTTCATTGATCTTGTCAAGCGCAACCATGTCCACTTAGATGATGTGGTGGAAAAACTATGTCTAGATCCCCGAAACCTCATGATTATTCTCGATGGTCTGGATGAATTTCAGTACTCCATAAATGAAGGGAAGGCTGTGAAGAGCATCAGTGATGCTGTACCCATCAAAGACCTTGTTTTTAGCCTTATCAAGGGATATCTGTTACCAGGGGCTTCTGTCATGGTTACCAGCAGGCCACGGCCATCCGTTCCACTTGATGCTTTTGACCGTCGAGTGGTTATTCTAGGATTTGAGCAGGAGCAGGTGAGAGAGTACTGCTTCAGGTTCTTCAGAGACAAAGAACTATCAGAGGATGTCTTCCAGTATATAATACAAAATGAGAATTTATCAGGCATGTCCTTCATTCCACTCTATTGCTTCATCATATGCACCGCCCTCAGTTCCTTCTTTCAGTGTCGTGAGAATGGCTCTTGCACTGAAAAGCCACCCCAGACTATAACTGAGGTTTACCGTAGCTATCTCTGCACCATCATGCATCACCACATGAGACAGTCCTCAAGCAGAGACAATGAAACTGACTCGGAACCCATTGTACTCTGCAGCCCTCCTATCTACACAGCTATGAAGGATGTCCTTTATCAACTGGGGAAACTGGCATACTATTCACTGTTAGAGAACAAAATTCTCTTTTACCCAGAGGACATCCAAAAGTATGGGTTTCACCCTACAGAACTACCCGACAGCTTCTTGCAACGAATCTTTGTGCCGGAATCTGGGCAGCAGCGGGAGGTGTTTGCATTCTTCCATTTAACTCTTCAGGAGCACCTTGCTGCCCTCTACTGTGTCATGTCTCTCACTCCCATGGCAGAAGAGCTGACGCAATGCCTTGATCTCTGGTGCTTTGGAGTCATACCTGAAGACCCAGTGCAATGTGAGCTTCTATCCACCACTCTGGAAATACAGACAGACAACCAATGGGAAAGGCTGCAGATGTTCTCCAGGTTCTTTATGGGTCTTCTCTGTTATAGAATAGAAGGGAAGCTGAAAGGGCTGGTAGAGTGCCTGAGCTGTGACATCCTGGATCCTCTGACAATCtggtttaaagggaaaattagaTATGAAGTAAATCAGAAGCTCCTCAATCTGTTGCACTGCCTGAGGGAGCTCCAGCAGGAAACGGTGGTACGAAATGTGGCCTCTGAGATCGATGAAGTCAATTTTTTCAAGGTTACACTGAACCCCGCTGACTGCGCGACTCTAtgctacgttctgcagcactgcAACACCAGCCTCAAGATCTTAAACATCGGCTATGCCAATATTGGGATCCAAGGGTTGCGGATTCTACAGCTTCTATTACATCGCTGCCAAACCCTCTA CCTTCGTTACAACTCTCTGACAAAGGAGGCCGCCATGATTGTGTCCAAGGTGCTGAAGTCTGACTGTGAAGTGAGAAGTCTCCT AATGTGCGGCAATAGCATTGGCTCAGAAGGTGTGCGGTACCTGTGGGATGCGCTCAGTAGTAACGACACCCTAGAGGAGCTTTATGTAGACATCACCGGCATCACAGACAATGGCCTGGACAACTTTGTTTCTTGCCTGACACACAATTCCACTCTGCGGCTTCTAAC GATCGCTGGCAACAACCTGACAGAGAGTGGCAAACACCTTCTCGTGGAGCTGCAAGAGTTTAGGCAAGACCTGAAGATCCTCCGGAGCTTTGCAGGGGACATGGGGCTGCTCCAGGCGTATTTGGACTGGGTGGAGGATCTGAAGAAGGACCCGCAGCAGCTGGAGTCAGCCAAAAATGCCAATGCCCTGCGCAATGTTCTGTGGGAGCTTGAGAAAGAGGAACCTGAGGTGGAAGAGAACAATATTAAAGCGAGGATACTTCTCCTGAAGAAGGAAATAACTGAACTCCTAGAGTCTTCTTCTGGGGTGGTATGCTAA
- the lim2.L gene encoding lens intrinsic membrane protein 2 L homeolog yields the protein MYSFMGGGLFCACVGNILLVVSTATDFWMQYRLSGAFAHQGLWRYCVTGKCYMQTESIAYWNATRAFMILSTLSCFGGVIAGILSFTNFSTFQKFNRSFTAGIMFFISTLFVLLAMAVYTGVTVNLLGKRFGDWRFSWSYILGWVALLMTFFAGIFYMCAYRMHECRRGSGPR from the exons ATGTACAGTTTTATGGGTGGAGGACTCTTCTGTGCCTGCGTGGGCAACATCTTGCTGGTGGTTTCTACAGCCACTGATTTCTGGATGCAATATCGACTGTCGGGTGCCTTCGCCCATCAGGGTCTGTGGAGATACTGCGTAACCGGCAAGTGTTACATGCAGACTGAGAGCATCG CTTACTGGAATGCCACCCGGGCCTTCATGATTCTCTCCACTTTGAGTTGCTTTGGTGGGGTCATCGCTGGAATTCTCTCCTTCACTAACTTCTCTACCTTCCAAAAGTTTAACAGATCCTTCACTGCAGGCATCATGTTCTTTATTTCCA CACTCTTTGTACTGTTGGCCATGGCTGTCTACACTGGAGTAACTGTCAATTTGCTGGGCAAGCGTTTTGGAGACTGGCGATTCTCATGGTCCTACATCCTTGGTTGGGTGGCTTTGCTCATGACCTTCTTTGCAG GTATATTCTACATGTGTGCTTACAGAATGCACGAGTGTCGGCGAGGATCAGGACCTCGTTAA
- the LOC121395653 gene encoding uncharacterized protein LOC121395653, giving the protein MESNAAGNPRSRQAEGDRASTSHDALSRDTASTDTNTNPPAEGSKPAEKKPHNLPTRSSSSSSSHQKPSHSLVQSTHSTGAVDVHPSVFGRTGSSISAMTVPIRLDALSYLLNNAIIGAYRMLPQNPYYGGSCLPSTCPYQTGYSPCMNQSRCFTSCSNLSGSCQPGYMPCLNQEGNQPYPPYPSCFMQASSSGKVGLNNSSFVNCSAQSGITWNPNGTSSGQSNNSHQQPEVHNIGKSNDRFFNLANYSGQSNINANRSEGNSWNKRPSDRFSDSANDTPEGERQTFPPQKSFGRFGDKQEGDGWPGRQQREFGRGGGRGRDDFGMRSWQNTSRNQDRESRFGDRKDFTHRRDQDSPERFQGRGQNFKRGRWSNSRETGGETRASWQQRTENRVNDTSPWSDIATKEKQSSLFGETKQTDKDEDWETEYPEEKPHSKSSDQNSANVDTVMEHSVTEEWEIKHESPEATESSENVTSVSASLTNEEEPSSSKEMEEENGGTTIKIMRGSSKVEEDADAKSEQIEVEIATGQDHLPSDSLSSTSVHPEEKKPFVLETPGSNPGASGTDIYTLLVSVPDEDNKEIVLEFIDATNG; this is encoded by the exons ATGGAGAGTAACGCGGCTGGAAACCCGCGGAGCAG ACAAGCTGAAGGAGACAGAGCATCTACGTCTCATGATGCCCTCAGCAGAGATACTGCTAGTACGGACACTAATACAAATCCACCAGCAGAGGGCTCcaaacctgctgaaaaaaagccacaTAATCTACCCACCAGGTCCTCCTCGTCTAGTTCTTCTCACCAGAAGCCTTCTCACTCACTTGTGCAATCCACCCATTCCACTGGGGCTGTGGATGTTCATCCATCTGTGTTTGGGCGAACTGGATCTTCCATTTCTGCAATGACTGTTCCAATCCGCTTGGATGCCTTGTCATATCTACTCAACAATGCAATAATTGGGGCCTACAGGATGCTTCCCCAGAATCCTTACTATGGTGGGTCATGTCTCCCATCTACTTGTCCTTATCAGACAGGATATAGTCCCTGTATGAACCAGAGTCGTTGCTTTACTTCTTGTTCAAATCTGTCTGGCAGCTGCCAGCCTGGATATATGCCATGTCTTAACCAAGAGGGTAACCAACCGTATCCTCCTTACCCTTCATGTTTCATGCAGGCCTCAAGTAGTGGAAAAGTTGGCCTAAACAATAGCTCGTTTGTCAACTGCTCTGCTCAAAGTGGAATTACATGGAATCCTAATGGCACTTCTTCAGGACAAAGCAACAATAGCCACCAGCAGCCTGAGGTTCATAACATTGGCAAGTCTAATGACAGGTTCTTCAATCTTGCAAATTACTCAGGACAAAGCAACATCAATGCAAACAGGTCTGAGGGCAACAGCTGGAACAAAAGGCCAAGTGATAGGTTTTCAGATTCTGCAAATGACACACCAGAGGGAGAAAGGCAAACGTTCCCACcacaaaaaagttttggaaggtttGGAGATAAACAGGAGGGAGATGGCTGGCCTGGAAGGCAACAGCGAGAATTcggcaggggaggtggaagggGTAGAGATGACTTTGGAATGCGTTCCTGGCAGAATACCTCAAGAAACCAGGACAGAGAATCAAGGTTTGGAGACAGAAAGGACTTTACTCACAGAAGGGATCAAGACAGCCCAGAAAGATTCCAAGGCAGAGGACAAAATTTCAAAAGGGGTCGCTGGTCGAACAGTAGAGAGACAGGAGGAGAAACCCGAGCTTCTTGGCAACAAAGAACCGAGAACAGAGTTAATGACACCTCCCCATGGTCTGACATAGCAACCAAGGAAAAACAGTCTAGTTTATTTGGAGAAACAAAACAAACTGATAAAGATGAAGATTGGGAGACAGAGTATCCTGAGGAAAAGCCTCATTCCAAGTCGTCAGACCAGAACTCTGCAAATGTGGACACAGTTATGGAGCATTCGGTGACAGAAGAGTGGGAGATAAAACATGAATCCCCTGAAGCAACTGAGTCATCAGAAAATGTAACGTCAGTGTCGGCCAGTTTGACAAATGAAGAAGAACCCAGTTCCTCCAAGGAAATGGAGGAGGAGAATGGTGGGACAACCATCAAGATCATGAGAGGTTCCAGTAAGGTTGAAGAAGATGCTGATGCCAAATCCGAGCAGATAGAGGTTGAAATTGCTACTGGCCAAGATCATTTACCATCTGATTCTCTGTCTTCTACCAGTGTTCATCCGGAGGAAAAGAAACCGTTCGTCCTTGAGACTCCTGGATCAAACCCAGGGGCATCAGGAACTGATATTTACACGTTGCTTGTTTCTGTGCCGGATGAGGATAACAAAGAGATCGTGTTGGAGTTCATAGATGCCACAAATGGTTAA